From the genome of Scytonema hofmannii PCC 7110, one region includes:
- a CDS encoding tellurite resistance TerB family protein, producing the protein MGLFDKVFGTQSQVHDILTPAEAFAAITLAATASDGYLSDEEARSISATLSRMKLFRSYSNDVINRMFDKLLGVLRRDGLDALFNLAKESLPYDLREAAFAVASDLVLADGIVTREEQDFLNDLCHALDISRDIATQIVEVMVIKNRG; encoded by the coding sequence ATGGGTCTATTTGACAAAGTGTTTGGCACACAAAGCCAAGTCCACGACATCCTCACGCCAGCAGAAGCTTTTGCTGCTATCACCTTGGCTGCAACAGCATCAGACGGGTATCTGTCTGATGAGGAGGCTCGTAGTATTTCTGCTACGCTGTCTCGGATGAAACTATTCAGAAGTTATTCCAATGATGTCATCAACAGGATGTTTGATAAGCTTCTCGGTGTTCTGAGAAGGGACGGTTTAGATGCTTTGTTTAACTTAGCAAAGGAATCTTTACCCTACGACTTGCGGGAAGCAGCTTTTGCAGTCGCTTCAGATTTAGTGTTAGCTGACGGTATAGTGACTCGAGAAGAGCAGGATTTCTTGAACGACTTGTGTCATGCTTTGGACATTTCTCGTGATATCGCTACCCAGATTGTAGAAGTGATGGTGATTAAGAACCGGGGGTAG
- the psbA gene encoding photosystem II q(b) protein — MTATLQRRESASVWEQFCNWITSTENRLYVGWFGVLMIPTLLSAAICFIIAFIAAPPVDIDGIREPVAGSLLYGNNIISGAVVPSSNAIGLHFYPIWEAASLDEWLYNGGPYQLVVFHFLIGVFCYLGREWELSYRLGMRPWICVAFSAPVAAATAVFLIYPIGQGSFSDGMPLGISGTFNFMLVFQAEHNILMHPFHQLGVAGVFGGSLFSAMHGSLVTSSLVRETTETESQNYGYKFGQEEETYNIVAAHGYFGRLIFQYASFNNSRSLHFFLAAWPVVGIWFTALGISTMAFNLNGFNFNQSVIDSQGRAIGTWADILNRANLGMEVMHERNAHNFPLDLAAAEVAPVALSAPAING, encoded by the coding sequence ATGACAGCAACTCTACAACGCCGCGAAAGCGCAAGCGTGTGGGAGCAGTTCTGTAATTGGATCACTTCTACCGAAAACCGCCTTTATGTAGGCTGGTTCGGCGTATTGATGATCCCTACACTGCTTTCCGCAGCCATCTGCTTCATCATCGCTTTCATCGCTGCTCCTCCAGTAGACATCGATGGTATCCGCGAACCTGTAGCAGGTTCCTTACTTTACGGTAACAACATCATCTCCGGTGCAGTTGTTCCAAGTTCCAACGCCATCGGTCTTCACTTCTACCCCATCTGGGAAGCCGCTTCCTTAGATGAGTGGTTGTACAACGGTGGTCCATACCAGTTGGTTGTTTTCCACTTCCTGATTGGCGTTTTCTGCTACTTAGGTCGTGAGTGGGAATTGTCCTACCGCTTGGGTATGCGTCCTTGGATTTGCGTAGCATTCAGCGCACCCGTTGCTGCTGCAACCGCAGTGTTCTTAATCTATCCCATCGGTCAAGGTTCTTTCTCAGACGGTATGCCCTTGGGTATCTCCGGAACCTTCAACTTCATGTTGGTGTTCCAGGCTGAGCACAACATCCTCATGCACCCCTTCCATCAATTAGGTGTAGCAGGTGTATTCGGTGGAAGCTTGTTCAGTGCAATGCACGGTTCTCTAGTCACCTCTTCCTTAGTTCGTGAAACAACCGAAACCGAATCTCAGAACTACGGTTACAAGTTCGGACAAGAAGAAGAGACCTACAACATCGTCGCTGCACACGGTTACTTCGGAAGGCTTATCTTCCAATACGCATCATTCAACAACAGTCGTTCCTTGCACTTCTTCTTGGCAGCATGGCCAGTGGTAGGCATCTGGTTCACCGCACTGGGTATCAGCACCATGGCGTTCAACCTCAACGGTTTCAACTTCAACCAATCGGTAATTGACTCACAAGGTCGTGCGATTGGCACCTGGGCAGACATCCTCAACCGCGCTAACCTGGGTATGGAAGTCATGCACGAGCGCAACGCTCACAACTTCCCTCTCGACTTAGCAGCTGCTGAAGTTGCTCCTGTTGCTCTCAGCGCTCCTGCTATCAACGGTTAA
- a CDS encoding glycosyltransferase family 2 protein translates to MLNIPGATTIAATDATLEKAPTFSRLNPIESRSIAVVIPALNEEGNLEKLLLYLEETFLNLGFTLPVVIIDDGSTDSSPEILACLSTQYKFLKVIRHPQRRGVTGVWKTALTHVKTDWIFWGQADLESDPRTDIPLLLQACVPGVDAVAGWRQKRGDGKIFASKFANFTCRLFFGLKIHDMNWIKLVRRDLLSSLPVEKITHRYLLAILAAQRYNITEVPTPWHARYSGKSKFGKGRLLTSAIDFVKLWWWFQTEGHLINQPHKEKQINLGTTSVANLVSKR, encoded by the coding sequence ATGTTGAATATACCTGGTGCTACTACCATTGCTGCTACCGATGCCACTCTGGAAAAAGCTCCAACTTTTTCTCGTCTAAATCCAATTGAAAGTCGTTCCATTGCAGTAGTTATACCTGCCCTCAATGAGGAAGGGAATCTTGAAAAACTACTACTTTATTTAGAGGAAACCTTCCTAAACCTTGGTTTTACTTTACCAGTAGTGATAATTGATGATGGCAGCACAGATAGTAGCCCTGAAATTCTTGCTTGTCTAAGTACACAATATAAGTTTTTAAAAGTCATTCGTCATCCTCAACGACGGGGTGTAACCGGAGTCTGGAAGACAGCTTTAACTCATGTCAAAACTGATTGGATATTTTGGGGACAAGCAGATTTAGAGTCTGACCCTCGAACTGATATTCCATTGCTGTTGCAAGCATGTGTTCCTGGAGTAGATGCGGTTGCAGGTTGGCGACAAAAGCGCGGTGACGGCAAAATTTTTGCTTCTAAATTTGCCAACTTCACTTGTCGTTTGTTCTTTGGTTTAAAAATCCACGATATGAACTGGATAAAACTAGTTCGGCGCGATCTATTGTCTAGTTTACCTGTTGAAAAAATTACCCACCGCTACTTATTGGCAATACTAGCAGCACAAAGATATAATATCACAGAAGTTCCTACTCCCTGGCATGCTCGGTATTCAGGAAAAAGTAAATTTGGTAAAGGGCGTCTTTTAACTTCCGCTATTGATTTTGTCAAGTTATGGTGGTGGTTTCAAACTGAGGGTCATCTCATTAATCAACCTCATAAGGAGAAACAGATAAATCTAGGAACAACTTCGGTAGCCAATTTAGTCAGTAAAAGATAA
- a CDS encoding glycosyltransferase family 4 protein, with protein sequence MNIKSKHILVVTSVYPMTVDGNHGAFIREAILRLQPTEAKFTVFAPAYEACQSHILDGIKIYRFRYCPKRFENLVRDGAPTKLQRQPLYLLAAALYIFLGTLQLFWVCRKEKPDLLQIHWPFPHGLMALPTRVLLGIPMVFSFHGSELMLMNKFSFVAHILRWLLPMAKGVTANSSFTCGLIRKLYDKPVTVIPYGLTIEAKHNKARSPQEVPTLLFVGRLDERKGLRYLLEALPLVLAQRSVRLRVVGKGILEQEIKSQCHTLELDNVVHFLGFVSKEELAEEYAGCDIFILPAIVDSKGDTEGLGIVAIEALAHQKPVIASAVGGITDVIQSGVTGLLVPEKAPEALAQAILTLLSDPIKAAEMGEKGLADVQARFSWSRIILMWQQVFATALDSCLSKQTPEKIV encoded by the coding sequence ATGAATATTAAAAGTAAGCATATTCTGGTAGTCACTTCTGTCTATCCGATGACGGTTGATGGCAATCATGGTGCTTTTATACGAGAAGCAATTTTACGCTTGCAACCAACGGAGGCTAAATTTACAGTATTTGCTCCCGCCTATGAGGCTTGTCAAAGTCATATATTAGACGGCATTAAAATTTACCGCTTTCGCTACTGTCCAAAACGGTTTGAAAATCTTGTTCGTGATGGTGCTCCTACCAAGTTGCAAAGACAGCCTCTTTATTTGCTAGCTGCGGCTCTGTATATTTTTCTAGGTACATTACAATTGTTTTGGGTGTGCCGCAAAGAAAAACCAGACCTACTCCAGATTCATTGGCCTTTCCCTCATGGATTGATGGCTTTACCTACCAGGGTTTTACTAGGTATCCCGATGGTGTTTAGTTTTCACGGCTCTGAACTGATGTTAATGAATAAGTTCAGTTTTGTAGCACACATCCTCCGTTGGTTATTGCCTATGGCTAAAGGTGTTACAGCCAATTCTTCTTTTACTTGTGGGTTGATTCGTAAACTCTACGATAAACCTGTTACCGTTATTCCCTATGGTCTGACTATCGAAGCTAAACACAATAAAGCACGATCGCCACAAGAAGTCCCGACACTCTTGTTTGTTGGTAGGCTAGATGAACGCAAAGGGCTGCGCTATTTATTAGAGGCTTTACCTTTAGTGTTGGCTCAAAGATCGGTACGCTTGCGAGTTGTGGGCAAGGGAATTCTCGAACAAGAGATTAAATCCCAGTGTCACACCTTAGAATTAGATAACGTAGTTCATTTCTTGGGATTTGTTAGTAAAGAAGAACTAGCTGAGGAATATGCAGGGTGCGACATCTTTATATTGCCAGCTATAGTGGATAGCAAAGGTGACACTGAAGGTTTGGGAATTGTTGCGATCGAGGCTCTAGCTCACCAAAAACCTGTTATTGCTAGCGCTGTTGGGGGAATTACGGATGTCATTCAATCTGGTGTGACGGGATTGTTAGTACCAGAAAAAGCTCCTGAAGCTCTAGCACAAGCTATCCTCACCTTGTTATCAGATCCCATTAAAGCCGCAGAAATGGGGGAAAAAGGTTTAGCCGATGTCCAAGCCCGTTTTAGCTGGTCTCGCATTATACTTATGTGGCAGCAAGTTTTTGCTACAGCTCTGGATTCTTGTTTAAGTAAGCAAACTCCTGAAAAAATTGTATAG
- a CDS encoding efflux RND transporter periplasmic adaptor subunit, whose product MTQSHLSISNGVLTTLVAAPLGVMGVLCITVLLPTLKDPQSRIYYSGIGYPALQRVAGKPIQVQTVAATTKTLEDSLAAPGESVPLQEVDVRPLVSGQVEKVYVAEGQLVRRGQPLLQLQTASFQDRVNTARNNVATAEKNVQALQSLAPERLLDLQENVRTAQARLYAAKTRLKAIDNLAEQEVKNNVAAAQARLKTVENKLQQLQLLAQQGAISKFQLYDMQDVYATRKRELLDAQQGVVETENKRFINQDFYITRENDLISAQQALELTQKTLDKELADARLTLENRKIKLQEAMRDLNRTRIYASTDGLVSRVNINIGEIVDSRSSDSLLTLAQNTVFKAYIDQARLNTVKVGDKATVRLIAYPGRTFNGRIIQLNPTVETDATQPRKVGIDRQYTYSVWVTVDELQMSPGLQGYVEFGQTSTRLVIPENSVTHLSAGEGMVMVAETGKAVIKKVKLGRTFDNQREVLEGLKPGELVVLFPGALHPGDAIDSQSARSPKTTPETVYNATFSL is encoded by the coding sequence ATGACGCAGTCACATCTATCTATATCTAATGGAGTTCTGACGACTCTCGTCGCAGCCCCCTTGGGTGTCATGGGGGTTCTTTGTATAACCGTTCTTTTGCCAACCTTGAAAGATCCCCAATCCAGAATCTACTATTCGGGTATAGGTTATCCTGCTCTGCAACGCGTGGCTGGCAAACCAATTCAAGTCCAGACTGTCGCAGCAACAACAAAAACTTTAGAGGATAGCTTAGCCGCTCCGGGCGAATCTGTTCCTCTACAGGAAGTAGATGTCCGCCCTTTGGTATCAGGACAAGTAGAAAAAGTTTACGTAGCCGAAGGACAGTTGGTACGTCGCGGTCAACCCCTGCTTCAATTACAAACAGCGTCTTTTCAAGACCGGGTGAATACAGCTCGGAACAATGTCGCTACTGCTGAAAAGAATGTTCAGGCTTTGCAAAGCTTAGCACCTGAAAGATTGTTGGATTTACAAGAAAATGTCAGGACTGCCCAGGCAAGGCTATATGCAGCTAAAACTAGACTAAAAGCAATAGATAATTTAGCAGAGCAGGAAGTAAAAAACAATGTCGCTGCTGCTCAAGCGAGGCTAAAGACGGTTGAAAACAAACTGCAACAACTTCAATTGTTAGCACAGCAGGGAGCTATTTCCAAATTTCAGCTATATGATATGCAAGATGTTTATGCTACTCGAAAAAGAGAACTACTAGATGCTCAACAAGGAGTTGTTGAAACCGAAAATAAGCGATTTATTAACCAAGATTTCTACATCACCCGTGAAAACGATTTGATTTCTGCTCAGCAAGCACTGGAGCTTACCCAAAAAACTCTAGATAAAGAACTAGCAGATGCTCGCCTCACCCTAGAAAACAGAAAAATAAAGCTACAGGAGGCGATGAGAGACTTAAATAGAACGAGAATTTATGCCAGTACCGATGGTCTGGTGAGTAGAGTCAATATTAATATAGGTGAAATAGTAGATTCTCGTAGCAGCGACTCTCTGCTCACTCTGGCTCAAAATACTGTATTTAAGGCTTACATCGACCAAGCGCGACTTAACACCGTTAAAGTAGGTGATAAGGCTACAGTTCGCTTGATAGCTTACCCCGGACGCACCTTCAATGGGCGGATAATTCAACTCAACCCTACAGTCGAAACTGATGCAACCCAACCCCGTAAAGTAGGCATTGACCGTCAATATACCTATTCTGTCTGGGTTACTGTCGATGAGCTGCAAATGTCTCCAGGATTGCAAGGTTATGTTGAGTTTGGACAAACTAGCACCCGCTTAGTTATCCCAGAAAATTCCGTGACCCATTTATCTGCTGGTGAAGGCATGGTGATGGTTGCAGAAACTGGCAAAGCTGTTATTAAAAAAGTGAAGCTAGGTAGGACATTTGACAACCAACGGGAAGTGCTAGAAGGTTTAAAACCGGGAGAACTAGTAGTCCTATTTCCCGGCGCATTACATCCCGGTGATGCAATTGACAGCCAGTCTGCCAGATCACCCAAAACAACTCCGGAAACTGTATATAATGCTACATTTTCTCTATAA
- a CDS encoding tetratricopeptide repeat protein: protein MRNLASWQNWFNREKILLLIGSVVLLQGAIYPWYRLPTQILEVFGTNLVFTNIGRVLAGIFALLGLAFTLLFSISRAPRLLFWTGLISVLLFPYFITTWSPRVAFIASSYYNQEKSVAIHVNKNFAEVQSHWKQNILLDQPDPPPTIFEMPIQDSRFFQIPSWERVLQNGLGYKNSFFSFIGKGWSFSLIGLVISLIGCYLVGEKKNLQVFIKDVVWLFPGTVLLFAIILISTIGVNIANYQLETQFAKGEYDKVVNTSKTLASWYPPLQGDEAFFERLAKAEFYAGEQKPALFNFVKGLERYKLGDFQAAETDFQKSLDIQPNLFLVRGYLASAILNQGVNYLKNSDTRKPGTAADIFERVLQIFPNHVEALYDLMLARVVNGEFQKSADAAKQIIHGQQYFQEPSIGLLGQAYLHLAWADYHNDDINKTWEQYRQSVDPRTWSKSFRDEK, encoded by the coding sequence ATGAGGAATTTGGCATCTTGGCAAAACTGGTTTAATCGGGAAAAAATTCTCCTTTTAATAGGGTCTGTAGTTTTACTTCAGGGAGCAATTTATCCCTGGTATCGTTTACCAACTCAAATTTTAGAGGTCTTTGGAACCAATCTTGTTTTTACAAACATTGGCAGAGTTTTGGCAGGGATATTTGCCCTTCTGGGTTTGGCTTTTACTTTATTATTTAGTATCAGTCGCGCTCCTCGATTACTTTTTTGGACTGGATTGATATCAGTTTTACTCTTTCCTTATTTCATCACAACTTGGAGTCCTAGGGTTGCTTTTATAGCATCAAGCTATTACAATCAAGAGAAGAGTGTAGCAATTCATGTAAATAAAAATTTTGCAGAAGTTCAATCTCATTGGAAACAAAATATACTTCTAGATCAACCAGACCCTCCACCGACAATTTTTGAAATGCCTATTCAAGACAGTCGATTTTTTCAAATCCCTTCATGGGAGCGAGTTCTGCAAAATGGATTGGGCTACAAAAACAGCTTTTTTAGCTTCATTGGTAAAGGTTGGAGTTTCAGTTTAATTGGGTTGGTGATTAGCTTAATTGGGTGTTATTTGGTAGGAGAAAAGAAAAATCTACAGGTTTTTATTAAGGATGTAGTTTGGTTATTTCCTGGGACAGTATTATTGTTTGCTATTATTTTAATTTCGACCATCGGGGTCAATATTGCCAATTATCAACTAGAGACTCAATTCGCTAAAGGAGAATATGACAAAGTTGTCAATACTAGCAAAACCTTGGCATCGTGGTATCCTCCTTTACAAGGGGATGAAGCTTTTTTCGAGCGGTTGGCAAAAGCAGAGTTTTATGCAGGTGAACAAAAACCAGCTTTGTTTAACTTTGTCAAAGGACTAGAACGCTACAAATTGGGTGATTTTCAAGCAGCAGAAACCGACTTTCAAAAATCTTTGGATATCCAACCCAATCTCTTTTTAGTGAGAGGATATCTTGCATCAGCAATCCTCAATCAAGGGGTTAATTATCTTAAAAACTCTGATACTAGAAAGCCAGGAACAGCGGCAGATATTTTTGAGAGGGTATTGCAAATTTTCCCCAATCATGTAGAGGCTCTTTACGATCTGATGTTGGCTAGAGTTGTGAATGGAGAATTTCAAAAATCAGCTGATGCTGCTAAACAAATCATACACGGGCAGCAGTACTTTCAAGAACCGAGTATTGGTTTGTTGGGACAAGCTTATTTACACTTAGCTTGGGCTGATTATCATAATGACGATATTAACAAAACTTGGGAACAGTACCGCCAATCTGTCGATCCCAGGACTTGGAGTAAATCTTTTAGGGATGAGAAATGA